In the genome of Melospiza melodia melodia isolate bMelMel2 chromosome 11, bMelMel2.pri, whole genome shotgun sequence, the window GGGGAGCAGGGGatgtgctgctccccagcccctgggatgccctggcatGGGTAgaagcaggcagggcagccccctgggatgccctgggatgccctgggatgGGTAcaagcaggcagggcagcccctgggatgccctgggatgGGTACAAGCAGGCAGGGatgccctgggatgccctgggatgGGTACAAGCAGGCAGGGATGCCCTAGGATGCCCTGGGATGGGTAcaagcaggcagggcagccccttGGGATGCCCTGGGATGGGTAcaagcaggcagggcagccccctgggatgccctgggatgGGTACAAGCAGGCAGGGATGCCCTAGGATGCCCTGGCATGGGTAcaagcaggcagggcagccccctgggatgccctgggatgGGTAcaagcaggcagggcagcccctgggatgccctgggatgGGTAcaagcaggcagggcagcccctgggatgctctgggatgggtacaagcaggcagggcagccccctgggatgctctgggatgggtacaagcaggcagggcagccccctgggatgctctgggatgggtacaagcaggcagggcagccccctgggatgccctggcatGGGTACAAGCAGGCAGGGATGCCCTGGCATGGGTACAAGCAGGCAGCCCGGGTGCCATGGCTGTACTCACCCCGCAGATCGCGGTCCCTTCTCCAGCGCGAGCCGCCGCAGGTGAACACCACGGCTCTGATGAAGTCTCTCCCACAGAGCCTCACCTtgctcccttcccctgccccttcccgtgccaggagcaggagagcgaggcagcccagagccagcagcgtgcccctcatgctggcaacgTGGTGCTTCCCAGCTGGGTGTGGGGAATTCTGCTGGAGCCTTCCCATTTATACCGACGGTCCGTCCACTCCACTGGGTAGCAGCTCACTCTGAGGGTGGCAATGTTTGCTGAAAACAAATAAACTGCTTGTTTCTGGTCATGGTTGAAGTGCTTTGGGATCTCAGTCAGGGATGAAAGATTTCTGTACGTAGCTGCTTTACTGGGAACACCTGAGGTGTGACAGTTTATGGGGTATGGCTTGGGTGGGTGCAGTTAATGTGTGTTCTGCCAGAACAAAAGGGTGTTTGTGATGGGGTTTGTCCTCAGTGGGTTTGGTGTCTGTGTTCCCCACACAGCCTGATGCCCAGTCCTGACTGGGGTCTGTTTGTGTTGGTGGTCCCAAAGAAGAATGGAATGAACTCCTCCCCATGATGTCTGCATCATGCACCTCTTCATTCCTCACCTTGGTTACTGCTAGCTGTGGGTGCTTGTGGGGAAACCCTGCCAGTGCCAAGCACTGCTAACAAAATTCACTCCAGAGGAGTTTGTGCCATGTATTGATATCCCAGCCAGGATTCCCAGTGTGCCAATGATCCTGCACCACATGGAGCTGAGTCTCTGCTCTGGGAGCAGGGCTTGGTTCTAGGTTACTGGTTCCTAATGTTGGCTTTGGTGTATTTATGTTTCTATAAGAAATCATTGCAACAAAATGCTTCTAGGAGAAAATTTCTGACTTACATGGTCAGAAATTCCATATTTAAGAACAAAATACATGAGGAACTTTGGAGATCTTGAGCCCTTCCTAGCACCACAAGAATTTTCCAGCACCATAAAGTTACAGGTAATTGATTTTCACTGTGTGCAGGGTGGGTTATGATGTGTTACAGAAAGCTTGTTTTTTAGCAGTAAGCAAACAGTCACGGGCATGAATGGAAAACACAGGGTGTATTTTGGTCGGATTTATAATAATGATTAACAAATGATTCACCTTAACGAGTGTCTTTCCTTGAAACACACCAAGATGAATTTTATGTTGGGGGAAGTTTGCATGTCTCCTGTCAGGTGTGCAGCACACAGGAGGAAGTGGATGTTAATGCAGCACAAATGATCCTTAATTCAGCGCTGTGTTTGAGTGCTGGGTGTTTATTGTCAGGATAATGAGAGAGGCTGCATGTTCTGCATCCATAAAATACAGGTTTCCATACATCATGTGCTCGGAGCAGGGCTACAGCTTGTGCTTAATCACTCCTCTGGAGATGCTCCCTGTTTCCTGTGGCCAGCAAGTGCCTGGAAATCCAGCTGggtattttttcctgtttcttctcaAAAAAGCCAGCCCAGGCAGCCAAACACTGCCTGCTTTCAACCCAAGGAGGAAAGACTttgggggaaaagcaggaaaggatAAAAACCCAAGGAGAAAAGACTGCAGAGACCTTTCCATGATCAGGATTCCAGAGAAGGCCACCCATGCATGAGCACTGGTGGTGCACTGAGGGGACTTCCAGGAGGAAATCGAGGCCATTTGAAAGAAGTTTCTAAGCAGTGTGGCTTCAAAGAGAAACTTTATTGATCAAAAAACATAACCAGTTTATGTTCACACTACAGCATTTCCTGAAGGGGAAGGGCTATCAGCTACTGTTTaacagctccagcaggagcaaCAATGTCATACAAGGAGCCAACCTGGAAAACAAGAGGAAAAAGAGCTGATTCTTCTGTGGAATTCTGTTAATCTGGAAAACAGCACTTTTGGCAGGCCAGGCCGGGTTACATTTGCCCTGTCCTATTTGGCAGCATGCAAACATTATCTCGTTTATAAAGGAAACTAATTCCCAGTGGTGTGGCAGCAGAAGAGCAGGAACCACCACCTTTAACCCGGAATGGTGATCCCAGCTATTGCAGCATTGCCTGGCTGGGTGTTTCCCGGGACTGCCTGGCTGGGCACGGAGCCCAGGCCCCGAGGGCACGGCCATACCTGTTcggagctggggacagccaggctgggcagcagccacaCCCCCACCTGGCCACGGCTGTCCCCCAGGAGCAGGCACTCGGCGTTCGTGGCAAACAGCAGCGAGCTCAGGTTCCCCTCGGGgctggcagcacagcacagcaccggGTCGAAGCTGCAAGCCAAGAGTCAATGGGCACCATGCAGGCATCGGCTGAAGGGCTGCACATCTCACCGTCTGTGGTCTAGGCTATCTCAGAAACTGGGAAGTGAGGCAGGGCTTGGTttgggctctgcctgcagagaaATCCCAGCTGCTGTTAACTGAGATATCCTACTTGCCTAAAATCTGTCCTAATCTGGACAGTGGTGGTTAATATTTTTGTTAGATTAATAATTTGCAGGATGTGGCAGGGTTCTGGATCCACCAGGGCTTCACACTGACAGTAACACAAAACCCAGAGCAGCTGGACAAGGTCACAGGTAACTGAGTCACCTCAACTTCAGACCATCCAGTCTTTACCAAAGAAGCTCAGGTTTGTTATTTTTCCTCCTAACTCTGCCACAATTTCTGCAGAGAAAGGGCAGTTTTACACTTCATCAGCTCCAGGAGGCATCCAGCTCCTTCTCTTCTCACCCCAAATCTCTGGTAACCACCATCTGCTTTTACACAACGAGTATTTACAAACATGGAGCTGTAATGATCTGATAAAAACACTGATGAGGTAACAGTGTGTGACAATTAAATTTCAGACTTTTCCTTGAGAAGAGTCCTTACTCACATGCTGACACTCAGATCCCAGATCTCCACCCTCTCCTCGTTCACTGCTGCGAAGATGAGGGCTGAGTGTGGAGCCCAGCTGATGTCGTGAACAAAAGCTGTGACAGAGGTGAAGGTTAAAAGGGGGGTGTGGGAATCCCGGTGCCACAAGAGGATGCTCCAGtctgcagagcagctgaggaacatGTCGGTGCTGGTGGGATTCCAGGCAACTTTGTACACAGGGCCCTgtttggagagaaacaaaacagAACTGGGTGCTGCTGCAGAGTTACAGAATCTCTTCTAGAGCTACCCAGCCTTCCTCCCACAGGTAAGACTATTTAACTCTACAGGACAATCAGGTTTCTGATTGCTGTCTTAGAATAAAGCCAGAGCTAAAGCTTTAAAACAGTTTATAGTATCAGTTTTAATAAATTACTTGAATAAACCCTGACAGCAcagaaagtaatgctgtaataCTGATGCTTTATGCTATGGGAATTCATTCCTAACATAAGACAAGAAGTTTAGGTTTCTTTTGTTGCAGATGCTCACTAAATATAAGCAAAGATTCCATTTTTGAGTCGAGCAGTTCCTGCAGTCCTTGTTTACAGTGTCACTCACCTCATGGCCTCTGTATGTGCCCAGAATCTGCTCCTTGCCTGAGCAAGAGCAGCAGTAGATGTGTCCCTCTTCTGTTCCAGCAAGAAAAATATCAGTATCCTGAAAGAAAGGGCAAAGTGGCCTAGGTTGGATGGATTTATCACTCCTGCAGAGATCATCCAGGGCTGGAGGAGTTCAGAGCCAAGGAGGAGCTCCTGTGAGTGGGGGGAAAGTGGAACCACAGCGTTGCACATTTCCTGGGTGTTCTCCACCAATGCACAACGTGCTGGGGTTTGACTCCTGAAAATCTTGGATTTTCAGCAATCCATGTGGAAAATGCATGAATTCTTTGAGTGCTCTGTGGAGGAAGGACTCAGCTGGATGAAGAGAAGCTCAGCTGAGTCCTGGATGTGGGAGGTGTTGGACAAAttctcccagccctggccatcaCTCAGAGGGGAACTGCCCTGAGGCCTGCCCAAGGAAATGTGAGTAACGTGCCTGGGAGTGATGCCTGAAGTTTGAGCTTATTTACctataaatccatttcccacaattTACCctataaatccatttcccacaattctgtactgcattggtgtataactctgaacttcatataaatgtcagcaagttctcctcacagctcagtcccacagaacaatccttttccagcccaaaacgaaggacaccactgcagctccagccccaaaaATTGCAAACAACAGGGAATGGGGGAGAGCAATCTCAGAGGATGGGACTGCAGaacctggagctggaattggacacTGAACCCCAacatggaaatggaccaaaacttataaaagggTGAAAACTCCTGACCTGGGGTCCAtcctgggtgtagccctggccaggctcttgcactgcccaaggtgtatcattcaaaggccttttaataaatccccacTTTGTTCCTTTAACACTGCCCAGCCTGTATTCCTCCCTGTGTTCCAGGCAGCCTCTCTGGGCATCAGGAAGACAGGGCTTGTTTTACCACTTCACCCATTTGGGGTAAACCTTGGTAGCTAGAAAGCAATTTATTTCAAAATTAACATGCTTTAAATAGCAATGCCAAGTCCCTGGCTAGCTCCCACCTCTGCTGCAGAGTTTTCCTGGCTAACACTCCAGCCAGGATGGGCTTCCTGAGCCTACCTTTGGATGGAAGTCAAAGCACATTCCAGCTGCCTGCTGTGATATGGGACCTTCACATTTCCTTTCTCTCTCACCTGGTAATTTTTTCTTCTCGCTTTCTGTTCGTTTGATTTGCATCACATCTGTGCAGAGAGCAGGAGGCTTTGTCAGACAGGAGTGAGgaacctgtgctgctctgggatgcccagcagctctgagatgtTTTGTGGGATTACTGGTGTAAAGAACGCCAGCTGGGGTCAGAGAGAGCAGTTTCAGGGCTCACCAGAGCAATCCAGCCTTTGCTGAATGAACCACTGGGTCATCCTCCCATCTCCTGAGATGCACATCAGTCTCTCTTCTTTGTCACCTGCTGTTGCACCTCCTTCCTGCTCCACCCACTTCAGCTGCCACACGGGACCTTTGTGCTTATTTAGGCATGCACTGGGACAAAAAAATACATGTGGTAAATCACAGGTGAGCAAAGACAAGACagcatgtttgaaaaataattaaaCTTCCACTTTCTAATGACTGTTAAGTCTTATAACAGAAATGtttagcttttctttttaaaaaaatggtcTGAACATTGGGGTTGTTTTCTCTAGAAGAATGTTTCCTTATTAAACATGTTTGATAATTAGTTTCAGGGCACTGTTTATGTGCTTGTGCCATGAAATCAGTCTGCACCTTGGGGAGCTGCCCTTAGGGCAGGTGCTTCCTTTATCACCCACCCATCCCCTCTCTCATTTTATTCTTAATTCCTGCTCACCCCTCACTTTTGTTTTGGCAAGAGGGATCAGAGAGAAAGCACCAAAAGCCACCCCTAGTGTGCCACAAGGCTTTATTACCCAGGGCTGGACTGTCGCAGAATATGAATTATTTATTAATGAATCTCTAATTGATGGGGTGCGTGGCTGCAGTCCCTTAGGGTCCCCGTtggcctgtcccagccctgctggctcaggagaggatggggaggatgaggaggatatCCCTGACCTGCTGTCCAGCAGCGCGGTGTCCTGGCGGCCGCGCACGTCGTAGACGGCCACGCGGCCActggctgtccccactgccaGCAGGTGCGGCCGGGCCCGGGAGAAATCCACAGCGGTGACGCCGTGCTCGCAGCGGAAAATGCGCTCTGGCCACTGCCGGGGGAGAGCACAGCAACCCTGAGCCGGGCTGGCAGCCCCCTCGCCCCTCTGAGACTCAGAAACGCCAGGGATGGTGCCCACGGGACCAGAAATTCTGACTGGCACCATGTGTTTATTGCTACAACTGATAAAATCAGGAAAAGGATAAAGATTGGGCAGAGATACGACACTGGAAAATAAGTTAGATGAGGCTACTCGTGACCAAATGCATAAAAATATCTGTGGTGACAGCAGAGAATCATGACGGTATTTGGTACGGCAAGGCTACTCCAAACCAAATACATAACAATACCTATGGTGGCAGCAGGGAATCATGACAGTATTTGGTGTGGTAATGATATATCAAAGATCTGACTCTGCCTGGTCTAAATTAGTCTAATAGAATTTTGGCCAAGAGAAGTTCGTAGTAGAAATCAAACTGGAATGTTGTAATTTATGGCAATCAGAATTTTTTTACTTTGGGACACCTTGTgagatttcaaaattatttttttaaatggctgGTTTTAATGATTGGTTTTAAATGAATCATTCTTTGAATGGTTGGTTTTAAATGATCCCTTCTCAGATGGATCTGCAGAGGTGTAAATGTTACATCTATGAAATTTCCTCTTCCACTGACAGTGTTGTGAGAAGTTAGAGTAAATAACTGTGGCTAAAAGGGAAATACAGCAGAAATTGTCCAGAGAAAAGCAGATTGCAGGGAAAGCAAACAAAAGGGCTCGTTACCATGGGGTTCTTCAGTGACCAGCAGCAAGCCAGGCCTTTCTTCTTACCCCGAGAAACAAATTCCCTGTAACCAACAGCCAGGAGATCCTGCAAGCACAGAGCAACAGCAGGGCCTCAGATCCACCTGGAGCTCAGCAGGACATTTCCAAAGCTCCTTTGTGTCTGGAATAGCAAAGCTTCTCTCCCATGGAGGAGATACATTGCTCTATAATCATATTTTACTGTGCATTATTTAATGGAGTGCTTCTAATTTTCCCTTTCAGGGTCAGCTGTAAAAGGAGCTTCAGAGAGCACCTCAAATTCCAGGTTTTAGCTTTCCACAATCCAGTGAATTCCCTTCATTCATTTCCATAGGCAGAAGTAAAAACCAGCAGCCTTTAGCCTTCATCTCcagtaatttttcttttcttgcacTCAACAAGTAGTTTGTGAAACTCACATTTTAAAAGGAGCTGATTGTTTGCCCTGTATTCTAAGACTGAAGTCTCTAAATGTGTCTAACTTTTTAATATCTGGAGATTTGGTGCACTAAAAGCATGAAATGgtctttgttttctctctttttccccccCTCACTGGGTTTCTGTTTCTCATCCTCAGCTGTTTTTTGCCTCTCTTCCATTCATTATTTTTGTTTAATAAATGAGTTCTGGTGGGCAAACAGAGATTTACATGACCAGATTTAGGAAGCTTCATCTTCTGTGCTGTTATTGTGCATCTTATCCTTAAATTTTGAGGACTTCTGCTTTTTTGGGAGGCTCCTGTTAGAGACAAAGATGTGGTGTCTAAACTACCACAAACAAACTCCATCAATGAAAACAAAGTTTAGCAGCAGGGGTTAAATTTCAATTTTAGAACAGCCCAAGTCTATGAACATTGCCGCTCAGGGAGCAATTAATGAAATTCTGGGCCAATTAAAGCTGTGATGCGTAGGGAAGCCCATAGGTTAAAGTGAGAGTGAGAGACTGGATCAGGATTTattgccagccccagctgcctgtCCCCGTTTGTGGCCAGCTCAGCTCAGGAGGGTTTGTGCACTCACAGGGTTTGCTTTGTTCCAAGACATGCTGCTCACGCTGTGGGCCCTGGTTAAATCACACCTGTaggaccacagcagctccagcctggggccTGCCTCCTCTGCTGGGCcttcagctgcctctgctgcttcctcctcatcctcatcctcctcctcctcctcttcatcttctTCCACCTCACTGTCTGAGGTGACAACAGGTTCTAAAATGCACAGATACAGAGTCTGAGTGGAAATATTTCACTTACCTCATTACAGGTATAATTGTATACATAacctatatttatttttattaatatttatttttacatactattgtatatatattattttatatttatatattattttatatttatagataacCTATGTAATATAACctaaattattaaatattatattattaaatattaaataaccTATGTTATTAAATATAACCCATATTATTTAacctatattattatatataacctATATTATTATAGGCTGTTATCTCACTCCAAttattcacaccagaagaaaaaTTTGCCCTTtcggggaaaggaaaggaaaggaaaggaaaggaa includes:
- the DNAI4 gene encoding dynein axonemal intermediate chain 4 — translated: MVGLGKVGKTPNPHAGTISETLEWLGWERWEKPQIHVQERSQKPWNGWVGKGGKNPKSTCRNDLRNPGMVALGKVGRTKKPWNGWVGQPLEEPQIHLWEEPKSPGMVGLRKVFDEEGKNVTPQPLFQPDPNAARTHGSSLWASPRDTSPAKPGLDEAEPEEDADSSLSAEQEQQEEEEEEEEEAALTEAELEQVVEVLLTETDTRWMLDLPTALVSTEAEEAARVLERNKIYTELCEAKIDSEYFEEKIAQTFSGAAKTKEVQCEAITVAEKGVVVTPWDLDHPLDASGAEPAETEGPKSPAGTSSTSLTAGEQGRPGAVPSATDSAAPARSPEEQECHSGAILTSAKLQQDLVVMERILMENIFQPKLAVYRQIPVLIEPVVTSDSEVEEDEEEEEEDEDEEEAAEAAEGPAEEAGPRLELLWSYRCDLTRAHSVSSMSWNKANPDLLAVGYREFVSRGKKKGLACCWSLKNPMWPERIFRCEHGVTAVDFSRARPHLLAVGTASGRVAVYDVRGRQDTALLDSSACLNKHKGPVWQLKWVEQEGGATAGDKEERLMCISGDGRMTQWFIQQRLDCSDVMQIKRTESEKKKLPGERERKCEGPISQQAAGMCFDFHPKDTDIFLAGTEEGHIYCCSCSGKEQILGTYRGHEGPVYKVAWNPTSTDMFLSCSADWSILLWHRDSHTPLLTFTSVTAFVHDISWAPHSALIFAAVNEERVEIWDLSVSIFDPVLCCAASPEGNLSSLLFATNAECLLLGDSRGQVGVWLLPSLAVPSSEQVGSLYDIVAPAGAVKQ